The following proteins come from a genomic window of Populus nigra chromosome 6, ddPopNigr1.1, whole genome shotgun sequence:
- the LOC133696466 gene encoding probably inactive leucine-rich repeat receptor-like protein kinase At5g48380, with amino-acid sequence MALSEKNPMVVAHILIGMVLVLLSSRISVSNATETDIACLKSIKASLVDPYNYLNNTWNFNNNTEGFICRFMGIDCWHPDENRVLNIRLSDLGLEGQFPPGIQNCTSLTGLNLSHNQLSGSIPANIAKFIPYITKLDLSFNNFSGEIPKNLSNCSFLNDLHLDNNRLTGKIPLEFGLLDRIKVFTVTNNLLSGPIPSFIHNNIPADSFANNLDLCGKPLNSSCPGVARKSHVGVIVASAAGGITFTSIIVGVFLFLSRRAAKKKAEDPEGNRWAKSIKGTKGIKVSMFEKSVSKMRLSDLMKATNDFSNNNIIGAGRTGPMYKAVISDGCFLMVKRLQGSQRLEKEFVSEMKTLGNVKHRNLVPLLGFCVAKRERFLVYKFMENGTLYDKLHPVEPEIRNMDWSLRLNIAIGAARGLAWLHHDCNPRIIHRNISSKCILLDNDFEPKLSDFGLARLMNRIDTHLRAFVNGEFGGLDYVAPEYLRTLVATPKGDVYSFGVVLLELITGEKPTHVANAPESFKGSLVEWIRQLTDGPLLHTSIDKPLLGNGFDHELNQFLKVACNCVVENAKERPTMFEVHQLLKAIGERYHFTTEDDIMLPTDTGDTDFPDELIVADGTKEV; translated from the exons ATGGCATTGAGCGAGAAAAATCCTATGGTTGTTGCCCATATTTTGATTGGGATGGTTTTGGTTTTGCTGAGTAGTAGAATATCTGTGAGTAATGCTACTGAGACTGATATAGCGTGCTTGAAATCCATCAAAGCTTCTCTGGTGGACCCTTATAACTACTTGAACAATACATGGAATTTCAACAACAATACTGAAGGCTTCATATGTAGATTTATGGGCATTGATTGCTGGCACCCTGACGAGAACAGAGTTCTAAATATCCGCCTTTCAGACTTGGGTCTTGAGGGCCAGTTCCCCCCTGGAATCCAGAATTGCACAAGCTTGACTGGCTTGAATCTTTCGCACAACCAGCTATCTGGCTCAATCCCTGCTAATATAGCAAAGTTTATCCCCTATATTACAAAACTTGATCTTTCATTCAACAATTTTTCGGgtgaaattccaaaaaatctttcaaattgTAGTTTCTTGAATGATCTCCATCTTGACAACAACCGGCTAACAGGCAAGATTCCGCTGGAATTTGGCCTTCTTGATCGGATCAAGGTATTTACAGTTACCAACAATCTTCTATCTGGGCCGATCCCCTCATTTATCCATAATAACATCCCAGCTGATAGCTTTGCAAATAATCTGGACCTCTGTGGGAAGCCATTGAATTCCTCCTGTCCAGGTGTCGCGAGGAAATCCCATGTTGGAGTAATTGTTGCATCAGCCGCAGGTGGGATAACATTTACATCAATTATTGTTGGTGTCTTTCTGTTCTTGTCTCGCAGAGCGGCTAAGAAGAAGGCGGAAGATCCTGAAGGTAACAGATGGGCAAAGAGCATCAAGGGAACCAAAGGCATCAAG GTTTCCATGTTTGAGAAATCGGTTTCAAAAATGAGATTGAGTGATCTCATGAAGGCAACCAACGACTTCAGTAATAACAACATCATTGGAGCAGGAAGAACAGGACCGATGTACAAGGCAGTGATTTCTGATGGTTGTTTCCTTATGGTTAAGAGACTGCAAGGCTCTCAGCGTTTAGAGAAAGAGTTTGTATCAGAGATGAAGACACTTGGGAATGTGAAACACCGAAATTTGGTCCCGCTGCTGGGCTTTTGTGTGGCAAAGAGGGAGAGATTTTTGGTGTATAAATTCATGGAAAATGGGACCCTTTATGATAAACTGCACCCAGTGGAACCTGAGATCAGGAACATGGATTGGTCCCTGAGGCTCAATATTGCAATTGGAGCGGCTAGAGGTTTGGCATGGCTTCATCATGACTGCAATCCACGAATTATCCACAGGAACATAAGCTCCAAATGCATACTCTTGGATAACGATTTTGAGCCAAAGTTATCTGATTTTGGCCTTGCCAGACTCATGAACCGAATCGACACACATTTGAGAGCTTTTGTCAATGGGGAGTTTGGGGGGTTGGATTATGTTGCTCCTGAATATCTAAGGACCCTTGTTGCAACGCCCAAGGGGGATGTTTATAGCTTTGGTGTGGTTCTCCTGGAGTTGATCACTGGTGAAAAGCCCACTCATGTTGCTAATGCCCCTGAAAGCTTCAAGGGAAGCTTAGTGGAGTGGATCAGACAACTGACAGACGGTCCGCTTCTTCATACTTCCATTGACAAGCCTTTGCTTGGAAATGGATTCGATCACGAACTCAACCAGTTTCTTAAAGTTGCTTGTAACTGTGTGGTTGAGAATGCCAAGGAGAGACCAACAATGTTTGAGGTGCATCAGCTCCTCAAAGCTATTGGGGAGAGATACCATTTCACAACTGAAGATGATATTATGTTGCCAACTGATACAGGTGACACTGATTTCCCGGATGAACTTATTGTTGCCGATGGAACAAAGGAAGTTTAA